The following proteins are encoded in a genomic region of Cryptomeria japonica chromosome 11, Sugi_1.0, whole genome shotgun sequence:
- the LOC131860057 gene encoding secreted RxLR effector protein 161-like produces the protein MVACKEFATPVALGEKLTKEDASPKVDATQYRSLVGNLMYLTTSRPDIMYVVSLVSWFMQDPHESHWRVAQRILRYASGTHNFGIQYSPTDKFELVGYTDSDWVGSVDDRKSTSGYVFSFGSRVVKNKQQ, from the coding sequence ATGGTGGCATGCAAAGAATTTGCAACCCCCGTAGCCCTTGGTGAAAAACTAACCAAGGAAGATGCTAGTCCCAAGGTTGATGCAACTCAGTATAGGAGTTTGGTTGGTAACCTCATGTACCTCACAACCAGTAGGCCTGATATTATGTATGTTGTGAGCCTCGTCTCTTGgttcatgcaggatccacatgagtcACATTGGCGGGTTGCTCAAAGAATTTTGAGGTATGCAAGTGGTACACATAATTTTGGCATTCAGTATTCTCCCACTGACAAGTTTGAACTAGTTGGttacacagattcagattgggtcgGTTCAGTGGATGATAGGAAATCAACATCTGGTTATGTGTTCTCTTTTGGCTCTAGAGTAGTAAAAAACAAGCAACAATAG